Proteins found in one Hevea brasiliensis isolate MT/VB/25A 57/8 chromosome 18, ASM3005281v1, whole genome shotgun sequence genomic segment:
- the LOC131168846 gene encoding probable WRKY transcription factor 75 isoform X2, translated as MEKFQMLFPFSSTGPSSYPVSSTITNSHVFNNFQGDTSNGFLGLKIENQVGVPPRTEVKDLNSSSQQSASFSIGSETTDQLKPGKKKGEKKIRKPRYAFQTRSQVDILDDGYRWRKYGQKAVKNNKFPRPHHIVLCHSLWRLDRKQDSARSTTR; from the exons ATGGAAAAGTTTCAAATGCTATTTCCTTTTTCATCGACAGGGCCTTCTTCTTATCCTGTATCGTCAACCATAACAAATTCTCATGTTTTTAATAACTTTCAAGGTGATACTTCAAATGGGTTCTTGGGATTGAAGATAGAAAATCAAGTAGGAGTACCACCAAGAACGGAAGTCAAGGACCTTAATTCATCATCACAACAAAGTGCAAGCTTTTCAATTGGGTCTGAAACTACTGATCAGCTAAAACCAGGCAAAAAGAAAGGcgaaaagaaaattagaaaacCCAGATATGCTTTTCAAACTAGGAGCCAGGTTGATATACTAGATGATGGTTATCGGTGGAGGAAATATGGCCAAAAAGCCGTGAAAAACAACAAATTCCCCAG ACCCCACCATATAGTCCTTTGTCATTCCCTTTGGAGGCTTGACCGAAAGCAAGATTCTGCTAGATCTACCACTAGATAA
- the LOC131168846 gene encoding probable WRKY transcription factor 75 isoform X1: protein MEKFQMLFPFSSTGPSSYPVSSTITNSHVFNNFQGDTSNGFLGLKIENQVGVPPRTEVKDLNSSSQQSASFSIGSETTDQLKPGKKKGEKKIRKPRYAFQTRSQVDILDDGYRWRKYGQKAVKNNKFPRSYYRCTHQGCNVKKQVQRLTRDEGIVVTTYEGMHNHPIEKPTDNFEHILSQMQIYSNPF from the exons ATGGAAAAGTTTCAAATGCTATTTCCTTTTTCATCGACAGGGCCTTCTTCTTATCCTGTATCGTCAACCATAACAAATTCTCATGTTTTTAATAACTTTCAAGGTGATACTTCAAATGGGTTCTTGGGATTGAAGATAGAAAATCAAGTAGGAGTACCACCAAGAACGGAAGTCAAGGACCTTAATTCATCATCACAACAAAGTGCAAGCTTTTCAATTGGGTCTGAAACTACTGATCAGCTAAAACCAGGCAAAAAGAAAGGcgaaaagaaaattagaaaacCCAGATATGCTTTTCAAACTAGGAGCCAGGTTGATATACTAGATGATGGTTATCGGTGGAGGAAATATGGCCAAAAAGCCGTGAAAAACAACAAATTCCCCAG GAGCTACTACCGGTGCACACATCAAGGGTGCAATGTAAAGAAGCAAGTGCAACGCCTAACCAGAGATGAGGGTATTGTAGTAACAACTTATGAAGGGATGCATAATCATCCTATTGAGAAGCCAACTGACAACTTTGAACATATCTTGAGCCAGATGCAAATTTACAGTAACCCCTTTTGA